In Paenibacillus sp. FSL M7-0420, a single genomic region encodes these proteins:
- a CDS encoding tetratricopeptide repeat-containing glycosyltransferase family 2 protein → MISISLCMIVKNEALTLNNCLESVKGIPDEIIIVDTGSTDQTKEIAKAWTDQVYDFPWTDDFSAARNASFQYATKQYILWLDADDILLPEQRSKLLQLKETLADNVDAVGMTYEIPQQIDRGVVSYTVRLRLVRRDKNFRWQGVVHEDLATDQLYHYLSSAIKVTHTKTISGTGASPARRNLDIYEYHLASGHELTISERFHYARECHLHHLYDQAIESYELCMNHPDVSLENQIFAMHKLATCYVQAGQPHKELELTLKALAKDVPYPAFSCRMGEHFLKQGHIEAAIHWYNTAYHHPLQERYNASVVDTAYQTWLPHEQLAMCYELLGDAKQAGTHRQWAEFHKMGIAGKIL, encoded by the coding sequence ATGATATCCATTAGTTTGTGTATGATTGTCAAGAACGAGGCACTCACCCTTAACAACTGTCTGGAATCGGTCAAGGGCATCCCTGATGAGATCATCATCGTGGATACAGGCTCAACGGATCAGACCAAGGAGATCGCCAAGGCATGGACGGATCAGGTATATGACTTTCCATGGACGGATGATTTCTCCGCAGCGCGCAACGCTTCCTTTCAATATGCCACGAAGCAATACATTCTCTGGTTAGATGCGGACGATATCCTGCTGCCCGAGCAGCGGTCGAAGCTGTTACAATTGAAGGAGACGTTAGCTGATAACGTGGATGCGGTTGGCATGACCTATGAAATTCCGCAACAGATAGACCGTGGAGTGGTAAGCTACACGGTTCGTTTAAGGCTGGTAAGGCGCGACAAAAACTTCCGCTGGCAAGGCGTAGTGCATGAGGATCTTGCAACCGACCAGCTTTATCATTATCTGTCCTCTGCCATTAAGGTGACACACACGAAAACCATCAGCGGGACAGGGGCGAGTCCAGCACGGCGCAATCTGGATATCTATGAATACCATCTGGCCAGTGGTCATGAGCTTACCATCTCGGAGCGATTCCACTATGCAAGAGAGTGCCATCTGCACCATTTGTATGACCAGGCCATCGAATCCTACGAGTTATGCATGAACCACCCCGATGTCTCGCTGGAGAACCAGATCTTTGCGATGCATAAGCTTGCGACTTGTTATGTCCAGGCGGGTCAGCCGCATAAAGAGTTGGAGTTGACGCTGAAAGCACTGGCCAAGGATGTTCCCTACCCTGCCTTCAGTTGCCGGATGGGAGAACACTTCCTGAAGCAAGGCCATATTGAAGCCGCCATTCATTGGTACAACACGGCCTATCATCATCCGTTGCAGGAACGTTACAATGCTTCTGTCGTGGATACAGCCTATCAAACCTGGCTTCCCCATGAACAGTTGGCCATGTGCTATGAGCTGCTTGGCGATGCCAAGCAAGCCGGTACCCACAGGCAATGGGCCGAATTTCACAAGATGGGGATTGCGGGGAAAATCCTATAA
- the ltrA gene encoding group II intron reverse transcriptase/maturase → MRSYEEQRQPNISQESCQQREALKPPEEPQAPSSSSAQVAPSSRKAENNLLERMLEGDNLRLAYKRVVQNGGAPGVDNVTVANLQAYLKIHWESVKAELLACTYRPAPVKRVEIPKPGGGVRLLGIPTVMDRFLQQALLQVMNPIFDAHFSWYSYGFRPGKSEHDAVKQAQRYIQRGLRWVVDLDLKKFFDEVNHDMLMARVARKVTDKRVLTLIRAYLNAGVMVDGELERSREGTPQGGPLSPLLANILLDDLDKELSGRGLRFVRYADDCNIFVASKRAGERVMESVSRFVEGKLRLKVNREKSAVARPWYRKFLGFSFLSQKQATIRIAPKSLIACKESIRELTHRTWSISMEERISRLNRYLMGWLGYFRLASAKTHLQKLDQRIRRRLRMCLWKQWKRVRTRIRELRSLGVPEWACFRMANSRRGAWEMSRNTNNALPTSYWEAKGLKSLLSRYLELC, encoded by the coding sequence ATGCGTTCGTATGAAGAGCAAAGACAGCCGAATATCTCGCAAGAGAGCTGCCAGCAAAGAGAAGCGCTGAAGCCGCCCGAAGAGCCGCAAGCCCCGAGTTCTTCGTCGGCACAAGTCGCCCCTTCCTCTCGCAAAGCAGAGAACAACTTGCTGGAGCGAATGCTTGAAGGAGATAACCTCAGGCTCGCGTACAAACGGGTGGTACAAAACGGAGGAGCTCCCGGTGTGGACAATGTAACGGTAGCGAATCTACAGGCTTACTTGAAAATACATTGGGAATCGGTGAAAGCCGAGCTTCTTGCGTGTACCTATAGACCTGCGCCAGTCAAACGGGTAGAAATCCCCAAACCCGGAGGCGGTGTACGGCTGCTAGGCATCCCGACCGTTATGGACCGCTTTCTCCAGCAAGCCCTTTTACAAGTTATGAACCCGATTTTTGACGCGCACTTCTCGTGGTACAGCTACGGCTTTCGACCGGGAAAGAGTGAACATGACGCAGTGAAACAAGCCCAAAGATATATCCAAAGGGGTCTGAGATGGGTCGTGGACTTGGATCTGAAGAAATTCTTTGACGAGGTAAATCACGACATGCTCATGGCAAGAGTGGCGCGAAAAGTGACAGACAAAAGAGTGCTGACACTGATTCGCGCGTATCTAAACGCCGGAGTCATGGTGGACGGAGAGCTGGAGCGTAGCCGGGAGGGAACGCCCCAAGGCGGTCCGCTCAGTCCGCTTTTGGCAAACATTCTACTGGATGATCTGGATAAGGAATTGAGCGGACGCGGACTGCGGTTTGTACGCTACGCGGACGACTGTAATATCTTTGTGGCGAGTAAAAGAGCTGGCGAACGGGTCATGGAATCGGTCAGCCGATTTGTGGAAGGAAAGCTAAGACTGAAAGTGAACCGGGAGAAAAGTGCGGTGGCAAGGCCTTGGTACCGAAAGTTCTTAGGGTTCAGTTTCCTGAGCCAGAAGCAGGCAACGATTCGAATAGCACCGAAAAGCCTCATTGCATGTAAAGAGAGTATTCGAGAGCTAACCCATAGAACATGGTCCATTTCAATGGAAGAACGGATTAGCCGATTGAACCGCTATCTAATGGGTTGGCTCGGTTATTTCCGTCTAGCCTCGGCGAAGACGCACCTCCAAAAACTGGACCAAAGGATTCGGAGAAGACTGCGAATGTGTCTGTGGAAACAATGGAAACGAGTGCGCACACGAATACGTGAACTCCGGTCTCTAGGGGTTCCGGAGTGGGCATGTTTTAGGATGGCAAACTCGCGGCGAGGCGCATGGGAAATGTCCCGGAACACAAATAATGCCCTTCCCACTTCCTACTGGGAAGCGAAAGGGCTGAAAAGTTTGCTTTCACGTTATCTGGAACTTTGTTAA